In the genome of Toxoplasma gondii ME49 chromosome Ia, whole genome shotgun sequence, the window cgtacctctctgtcttctcttcttgctgcTTCGCGTCGAACGTCGTTTCGCTGTTCCATAGCTGCAGTCCCGCTGTcggtctcgtttctctgtcaaTCGCTGTCTTGGATTCTCAGGTCGCAGATACTCTCACCCTTCCTGCCTCTGTAGGCACGTTGTGACCACATCCAGGGTGTTCTCAGGTGCGGCACTTTGCCTCCGTCTTCCCTCACCCCCCCTCCCCCTGTTGTCTGGCGGATCCATCTCGGTATCCAATCCGAGAATCCTTGGgaactctcttctcccttttccttcctctgtgcAGCATCTTTTCAGagctctctccacttctcttcgTGATTCTTCCCCCGTAAGAATTGTTCAAACCTGATTGAGAGCCGCGCCATGGAGACGGAAGGCGGCgcacctgtctccgtccctcCTGGGGGCGTTGCAGAGCTTGCCTCGCCGTCGGCGGACTCTGGAAGCCTCGCGGCCTCACCCATTTCTGGCCTTTCTTCTGAGCCAATtgcttcgctgcttccccGGATGACCTATGTGGAAATGAAGTCTTGCCCACTCCTGTACGTGTGCTGcatctcgtccttcttcctcacccATGCCCTCctcgtttgtctccttcgtctctcgcgcgcAAAGTCCCCGCTCCTCGCAGAGTGTGCGTTTCCGCGCCATGGCGTGAACCGGGTGATTTccactctgcatgcatgcgtggtGCTCAACTGGTCGCTGCTGATCCTTCTGGAGGCGCCTTCGTCGAGAGCTGTCTCCGGCACCTCGCActgtctcttccactttGGGCGGCCTGTGACGGACTCTGAGCGGCCCATgttgctcttctccctgaGCTACTTTCTCTACGATACCTTCTACGAACTCGCGTCCTGGGACCTCTCTTCCGTGCTGCACCACGTGACGAGTCTCATCGGCCTGCTGAATGTATTGGTGGCGGACCGAGGCGGCACAGACTTGGTCATGGCGCTCCTCGCTGCGGAAGTCAGCACCCCCGCTCTCCATCTGCGCTATTTCCTAGTCCACTATGCGAAGCGGGCGGAGGCGCTCGCGAAGACTTACGCGGTTGAGTCGCAGGATGCATGCGCAAAAGCAGAGCTCCCAGCTGTGTATGCGCAGGCGCACCAGGCGAAtgcagcgaaggaaaaaccAGAAGCGTGCACAGCTGACCGCGCCAGCCGAGGAGCGGACGCCAGTgcgacacaggagacagagaaggagaaggaaaaagcacTCGTGATGCCAAAGggaggcgaacgcgagacCGGAAGCGTCAGTCCGGAGGGCATGACCAGCGAAAACGTGAAAAGCCAAGCAGAGGGTTCACAAGGGGACAACGGCGTTCTTCTGGTCGATAAAACCTCGCCACAGGCCGTTGCACACGCACTAAGAAAGTACGATTTCCGCGGGCCGCTTGACGCTGTCGAGAGAGCCTTCTTCTTTATTTTTCTCTGCGGTCGAGGCATCGCCGCGCCCTGTCTAGTATACGCTTGCGTGACGTGCGGAACGACGCCGGTGCTCGTTCGTGCAGGCTCTGTCGGCATTCTCGTCGTCAGCTTCTTCTGGATgattctcctcttccgcggGCTCCTCAAACGCCTAAACAGCAAAACTGCGAAGAGTCGAGTGAGCGGGGGCGCCGCACCGTGGAAACCTGAGTGCAGGAAACGCGAGTACAGGGTACGGCCACCTGGAGAGGGTGGCGAACGGCGAGGCGACAGCAGGCAGGACGAAAGCAAGTGCAAAACCGGGTAAAACGCTCTCCTGAACTTTCTTTTCCGTTGCTGCTGTCTCACTGTGGGTGCGCCGCGACGCGTGCaacgaaaaaacagcgaCTGAATGAGTGTGTAGGGAAGGCCAGAAAGGGCCAGGACGCTCCGTCCCAGTGATATGAGGTTAGACAGTTTTGTGGGTGCGTGTCGACATGCGGAGGGAATCTCGGTTGCAGCTctgtgcagaagaaaaggcatcGGCGTATGTAGGCTGGAAGACACGCGTGCAAGCTGCCGCGCATTTCTGGAAACAAACCTTGTCCCCGCTACATTCGGGAGCATTCCATTCTATTTGATCTGGTGTGTCCACACTGATGCGACTCCAgtcaaagaaacagagacaccgtTGTACCGAAACAACACACGGGggccgccttcgcctgtcCCTCTGCAGAACAGCACGCCTTGCGGACCCCGTTTTGCCGGTTGAAAAAAGAGTAGATTTTACTTGCGTATTCGTGGATGAACAGTGGACGCTGGGTCGCATAGgtgagcagagagagagaggcgaaccTATTTTGTGCATATGCGGTAGTGTTTGTACACGTCGGTATGTACACAGCACACACAAGCACAGGGCCGATCGGACTGGCGTCTGGGACTTTTGACTGAAACCTGCCTACTTTATTTGGAGCTGTCTGAGCGACTTCGACGCGTTGCGTTCTGTCCTGGGAGCAACGGCGAGCGATGGCAATTGGACTGCCAAGCGGCTAAGGGAAAGTAACGTGTCGTGTGGTCGCGTGCGCACAAGCCAAGCCTCAGTTTTCGAGGCTGTTCAGGCTCGTAACCGCGAATATCTCTTGGGTATGACGCCCAGGTgtgttctgtttcttctgcgtgcGCATTTGTGTGTCGGTGCTCTCACGTGGCGGCTTGGCAACTCGAGCAAGGGCTGCATGTAGAGCGAGTGACATTCGTTTCGGTTGCGTTTTGTGTGCGGCCACCGAAGCTGTCCTGTGAAGGCGAGCGCAGATTCAGTTGTGAGGCTGACGGCACAAGAGAAATCCTGCATCTCACATATACAGTGGGAAATTGACGCCTCCGTCTCTAACTGGACTTCTCCTCGTTCGGTAAATCCAATTTCTGCCTTGACACATTACCCACACTCACGATGGACCGAAAAAAGTCGCCACGCTGGGTGGACGTGCGCCGCTTCTACTACGGTCGTGAGTGGGAAACGCAGGGCAGCACGGACAGTTCTGTgctgaaagaagaaaggcaagaaacagaggtggaggaaaaaaagggaaaggcagatggaagaagagagatgcaaGAAGCGGGTTTGATACGCGGAACGGAACGGCGGGTTGTCGCAGCGACGCACTCGATGAGCCAACCCCTATAGAGGGGGCCACGCAAACAGTGGGCTCACGTCTGATCAGCATTTGAGAATATTTGTTGAAACATACAGGGATGAAATGTCGGAGAGCGATATGTGTCGTTTGTTTTTGTGTGGCGGGGGGTTTTCGTGTGTCCACACAGACTTCCCGTCCTGCACGGTATCTTCAAGCCGTTTGCAGGACATCAAAGTAAACAATCTTATGTGAGCGTCTGCATGTCCATCAAACATGCGATCTCCTGGTTTCCTTGAAATCTATTCGGAAGAGAAGGCTTGATAGTGATGCCGTGAGTACATAAACTAGTCTCAGCAGTAGCGGTTAAACTATTTGGCAGTCGAGAACTATCCGTACATCCCAGGCGTAAAAAGCTGCTGGGGTGCTGTCGGAATGAAACTTTCCACGCCTGCGTTCCAGAGTAAAAGATCCGTCTGTATCACCACTGTCGGCTTCCACGAAGACATGTGTCAGGGACCAGCAGGTCTGTTGCATTATATCGCGGGGAAATGGCGGTTTCAGCTGCAAAGCCGCTTGCAAGCCCGCCTCCCGAGACAGCTCACAAATCGCTTTGTGATGTAAAGGTATAAGTGACGGAGTGTTGCACTGCTCTGAATTCAGAGTTCCATCCCGGTTATATCTGATTACCTCGATTCCGTCCCCGAGCAGGCTGTCAACCGGATGAGACGCTGTAGTCGGGTTATTAGTAGGAACTTTGTGTGAATGCTGCGTGCCCATGTCGATGTGGTAAAGAGGTTGTTCCAGGGATACATCATTCCATTTCCAATACTGCTACTCATCTGCAGCTTTTAGTGCACGCGTTACACCTCACAAAGCCGTCGGAGGCAAGGCACCATGATAGAGTGAgagtcttcgcctccgctcACCTTCTGCACGCCTTTACTGGTAGGTTTGAAGCACTATGCCAAAGTTGTTCCTTGCCAATTTGATCTTTTTTACAAatccctcgcctcctccagaAGATTGACTAGTGTCCTTCTGCAAAGCTCATGGTGAGTGCTGATCCGGTGCGGCGTTGCCCTGCagtgctgcatgcagtttgtgTAGGATACCCTCAGCTATCTGCTGAATGGCCCGTGAACCGGATCGCGCTTCACTCTCCGAAGACGGATTTTCTCGAGCTGTTCATTGATGTGCGGGTGtatgtttcgttttctccgtttcccctGCCTTTCTTCCGGCCGCTTCCGTCTAAATTCCGCTCACGTTTGAAAtattctctcttcctctcgggcTGGTGTGTGGGTCCCGTAACAAAAGAGGGGTATACCGGGTGCCCCTGTGAGTGGATTTTCCCGGTCTTTTTTCGCAGTCTTTCTCACACGCGCTTGTctctttgtgtttttctttccaacCGTACTTTCCGAGTCCAGAATCAGCAGTTTTTTTTAACCAGAGGCCGGCAGTTCTCGACGAGCGCATCTGAGCGTGGTCACTTGCGTGCAAGGTGTGCAGCTGGCGAAGGTGCCGAAGAGCAAGTTCCCTATTTCCAGGTACAGCTCGTCGCCGCCGTTCCTTTTGAGTAGCGGTTGCTTCCGTGATCTTTTTCCCCATTTCTCCCCTCACCCAGGGAAGTTACTATGTAACTGGGCACCCTCggtcctccctctctccttgtcaAACGTAGCAGCTGACGCAACATCTGCTGCGCGGTGTTTGCAGGGCCCTAAGGTACTCTTGAAGAGGAGCGACAGTCGCCGCACGACTTGCTtgcgcaggagagaaggagaaagaagagacggagggcAGACAGCAAGTATCATACGGGTATGAGTCCGTCACAGGAAAAAAACTGGCCCCCCCTGTTCCCAGTCCTGGAACGGTTCGTTCCAGAGCATGAAAGGCGCCTCTCGCTACGCGTGTTCGCGGCTGCGGAGAGGCTCCGAGGGTTGGAGTCcgacaggaagcgacagaagagagaaaggaggcgcgACATTTGAACGGCGGCCGTTTGCGTGCTTAGAAACCTGTGGAAAAAGACTTCGGCGAAACCACGattcgaaaaagagaagattTCCGTCCAGGACGTGCAGCGCATCAGCGGTGATTCTCAACAGGTCGTCGGGATTTATCGGTTCCTTTTCCGGGAACACATCAGTTTCCATGGCAGAATCACCTCTCCACTCGAGTACTCACCTTGGCAGGTACCGTCATACgacgtctttcttctcccgcgtccgTCCAATGGATCattcgtctgcttcgccttgCCGCGTGCTGGCGTCCTCTTTGCTCCTCTTGACTTCTCGCCTCACCTCCGAGTGGACtggttctctctgctgctgccgGTTGCTGTCTTGCGGCTCCCTCGCGAGTCGGTCCTTTGCCTTCTTGTGCCTCGTTCTCTACCTCGCTGACCTTTTTCTGGGCGTCCCCGCCGCGGCGCCTCACGTCTACCCCGGGATCGCCGCATCGTCCGCTCCCGACGCCCCTGTCTCGAgttcttcggcgtctcttcAGAGGCTTGAAGAGCTGCTTCTGCGCGCCCAGGCTTCGCcgtcctttctcgtctctctcgacgaGGAGGCGTACAACGCCTTGCTCCTCTCGTCCCTCcccactgtctctgccgACGGCGGCTGGCGACGCCGACGGGCGGTTCGCGCCGCCGCGCTCTTCAGGCGTCAAATACCCCACCGCCCCTACCACGTCTTTGTGCTCTACTCTTTGGTTGGGGACTCCGAACGCCACGCTCGATGCAACGAGTGCAGAGATGCCCTCGACGCCTTCACGAGAGTCTCTGAGGCATACTGGTCTGCAGGTACGCGCGCAGATTCAGTGAGAAGAACTAAGCGTCCCGATAAAACATTCTTGCCCTAACAGTGACAGCGCCTTCAACATAATGTGTCCACAAAATCTCCATACTGAATTTGTAATCAGACTGCCTACCGCAAACTCTGAGTCAAGAGTATCCCGACGTTATGTTTGTCAGTGGTCAATAAACACTCTTTCACCAACGACTGCGTCTCTACGCCCTCTGGAGCGTCAGCATATCCACGAGTCGAACTGCACGTCTGGACGGCGACCGATCGAGGCATGCATGAGGGGTTTGGAAACCGTGGGGCTTGTTCCTTGGAGAAGCCAACGAGAAGACCACTCAGCAAGACTCAAAGCGGTAGACGTGATGTGCGGAACTGCGTTGTTGAGGCCAACGGAGGACATCATGTCGAGTGCACTTGCCGTGTATGCACACTCAAAGAGATCTgcctgtgtgcatgcacatacaaaTATGCATGTCGAACGAGAGGTCTGTTTTCGTAGGGACTTTGACTTGCCTGTCTCTAGACAAAAATGTATACAGAGAGATGTAAGCATGCACATGTGCACATTTGTTTGTGTTCCACCTTCCTTGCCGGGTCTTTGCGTAGGCGCACCGGTGGCCACGCAgtcacagaaaaaaagcgcgAATTCTGCGTTTCCGCCTCCCTCGGTCGCACCAGTGGTCTTCGCCGTGGTTGACGTAGCGCGTTTGAACCAGACACCTGCGCTGCATGCCCTGCCATCCCTTCCGGCTGTGGCGCACattccgccttctctgttgcCTGGAGAGGAGGTGAcggaagatgaagaagaggaagacgacttCAACCCAGAGG includes:
- a CDS encoding hypothetical protein (encoded by transcript TGME49_295080), with amino-acid sequence MLASTATTRRDKRERDSRAALCRRYSHPSCLCRHVVTTSRVFSGAALCLRLPSPPLPLLSGGSISVSNPRILGNSLLPFPSSVQHLFRALSTSLRDSSPAHQANAAKEKPEACTADRASRGADASATQETEKEKEKALVMPKGGERETGSVSPEGMTSENVKSQAEGSQGDNGVLLVDKTSPQAVAHALRKLCRHSRRQLLLDDSPLPRAPQTPKQQNCEESSERGRRTVET
- a CDS encoding hypothetical protein (encoded by transcript TGME49_295090~Predicted trans-membrane domain (TMHMM2.0):434-457:469-492:518-541:683-706) is translated as MKGASRYACSRLRRGSEGWSPTGSDRREKGGATFERRPFACLETCGKRLRRNHDSKKRRFPSRTCSASAVILNRSSGFIGSFSGNTSVSMAESPLHSSTHLGRYRHTTSFFSRVRPMDHSSASPCRVLASSLLLLTSRLTSEWTGSLCCCRLLSCGSLASRSFAFLCLVLYLADLFLGVPAAAPHVYPGIAASSAPDAPVSSSSASLQRLEELLLRAQASPSFLVSLDEEAYNALLLSSLPTVSADGGWRRRRAVRAAALFRRQIPHRPYHVFVLYSLVGDSERHARCNECRDALDAFTRVSEAYWSAGAPVATQSQKKSANSAFPPPSVAPVVFAVVDVARLNQTPALHALPSLPAVAHIPPSLLPGEEVTEDEEEEDDFNPEDQWAKMTANAPLPFPRDEVLVLQRAINDAGVKKNMLEWVNMKAKRNVTIPTTVWMDAKFLCLILAFLCSLLFLGRRLLQLLPQYPWLLSGGACFVYWLSTSGLVFSVHNRVPLFAVHPETQQKIFVTPNSRGQYFLEGFVMSACVTACGLAAAFLVFLPSSFFPTRQELAGEAGTPDCETGKKGSVQALARPPRLCPIDEEDSGNRSTSFDVELEAGESHGRGDVSSGTLREASCSGEQNSSGVCGARKSKDTRNGGKAVSDGERHGTDEAILHWIDAEHSLNRDQGEGLNLWATRVCMLICLLMTAFAFVASASLVFQVYRQKAPWYTVPFFPPPEYKRGPMRADRGNEL